In Persicimonas caeni, a single window of DNA contains:
- a CDS encoding ABC transporter permease: MRINKLVQLVSQSIRRNRRDFLLSSIGIVVGISTLLFFTALGSGIKQVVLERIFVVRQLEVVKKTFDVAGMRTEGLFGGKSLDDKTVERFAGVDGVAEVYPKMKLTFPASLRGGKSILGRDMVAELIADGIPPRLVDEELPGKLEFRDWGQELSCSEAADCPGGHSCSAGVCEPKACSGENDPVCGGKSYCHEASGQCQMPIPVIASPKMLEIYNGSFQTAMGGARGVLSKLPKLSEDALVGFRFDGVFGKSFIGSAARGKRVTYRMEFVGFSDKAIDLGATIPIGYVQRLNQRFGNQDDNGEYHSIVVETESNEVVPRVAKRIEEMGFALSDEYEDAQRAGLLIMLLTLVFNFISLIILTISAVNIMHTFLMVILERRQELGLMRALGATKGDIRKLVISEATVLGIFGGLAGLVLGGLVIKLIDYLFATQVGEFPFKPESLFVVEAWMMLGAVGVAVVFCWLGSLIPAFQASHVDPARTLSGH, from the coding sequence GTGAGAATCAACAAGCTCGTCCAACTGGTCAGCCAATCGATTCGGCGCAACCGCCGCGATTTCTTATTGTCGAGCATCGGCATCGTGGTGGGCATCAGCACGCTGCTGTTCTTCACGGCGCTTGGGAGCGGCATCAAACAGGTCGTGCTCGAGCGCATCTTCGTGGTGCGCCAGCTCGAGGTCGTCAAAAAGACCTTCGACGTCGCCGGGATGCGGACCGAAGGGCTCTTCGGAGGCAAGTCACTCGACGACAAGACCGTCGAGCGCTTCGCAGGTGTCGACGGCGTCGCCGAGGTCTACCCGAAGATGAAGCTCACCTTTCCCGCCAGCCTTCGCGGCGGCAAAAGCATCTTGGGCCGCGACATGGTCGCCGAGCTCATCGCCGATGGCATTCCGCCCCGGCTGGTCGACGAGGAGCTTCCGGGCAAACTCGAGTTTCGCGACTGGGGCCAAGAGCTGTCGTGCTCCGAGGCGGCCGACTGCCCGGGCGGGCATAGCTGCTCGGCAGGCGTATGCGAGCCCAAGGCATGCTCGGGCGAAAATGACCCGGTCTGTGGCGGCAAATCGTACTGCCACGAGGCGTCGGGACAGTGCCAGATGCCCATCCCGGTCATCGCCTCGCCCAAAATGCTCGAGATCTACAACGGCAGCTTTCAGACCGCCATGGGGGGCGCTCGGGGCGTGCTCTCCAAACTGCCGAAGCTCTCGGAGGACGCGCTCGTCGGCTTTCGCTTCGACGGCGTCTTCGGCAAGAGCTTTATCGGCAGCGCCGCGCGCGGAAAGCGCGTGACCTACCGCATGGAGTTCGTCGGCTTCTCCGACAAAGCCATCGACCTGGGCGCGACCATCCCCATCGGCTACGTCCAGCGCCTCAACCAGCGCTTCGGCAACCAGGACGACAACGGCGAGTACCACTCCATCGTGGTCGAGACCGAGAGCAACGAAGTCGTCCCACGAGTGGCCAAGCGCATCGAGGAGATGGGCTTTGCGCTGTCCGACGAGTACGAAGACGCCCAGCGCGCCGGCCTCCTGATCATGCTGCTGACGCTGGTGTTCAACTTCATCAGTCTGATCATCTTGACCATCTCGGCGGTCAACATCATGCACACCTTCCTGATGGTCATTTTGGAGCGGCGCCAAGAACTCGGGTTGATGCGTGCACTGGGCGCCACCAAGGGCGATATCCGCAAGCTGGTCATCAGCGAAGCGACCGTCTTGGGCATCTTCGGCGGGCTGGCAGGCCTCGTGTTGGGCGGTTTGGTCATCAAGCTGATCGACTATCTCTTCGCCACCCAGGTGGGAGAGTTCCCCTTCAAGCCCGAGAGTTTGTTCGTGGTGGAGGCGTGGATGATGCTCGGCGCGGTGGGCGTGGCGGTGGTCTTCTGCTGGCTCGGCTCGCTCATCCCGGCGTTTCAGGCGAGTCACGTGGATCCGGCGCGAACGTTGTCCGGGCACTAG